The genome window GGAGTAGAATATAAGGAAAAAATTTCGCTGTGTCCATAAATAAATAATTTTAGCGTGTTGAATATATCATAAAATCAGCTTGCTGCAAAAAATTCGGGTAAATCAGATTTATATAATTTATCCCTGTCAACTAAAAGATTTGGCATGATAATCCGGCCTCTTTCTGACGTTGAATTAACATTTAGAATGACTCGTTTTCCTGTTTTGCTGTTATTCTGAGAGTCAAATAATACAGTTGTAAATTTTTTCATGAGAGAGTCAAAATTTTCTGTGTCGTCTTCAAGATTAAGCGAGATATTTACAAATTCATTTTTCAGGCCGTCTAAATCCGTGAAAATCTTATCCAGCAAAATTTGTCCTCTGTCATCGATTGAGCCTTCAATTAAGCACGGCATATCTTGTGAAATATTACCCTTGAGATCCTGCCACTTATTAGGAAATATAATAACATCTATGCTATTTTCCGAGTCATCAATTTGAAGACTGCACATATTATCGCCCTTTTTCGTTGTGCGTTCCTTGAGACTCGTTATAATTCCGCCGAAAACGGGTTTAATATCTTTACTGCGCCACCCTGATATATCGCCTATAGTGCAATTTATAAATTTTTCGAGCTTGGCCTGATATTTATCAAATGGATGACCTGAAATATACAGCCCTGTTACTTCACGTTCATAATTTAGTCTAGTGTGAGAGTCAAATTCCTGCGTATCCGGTAATTCCGGCTCTGAAGCTTCCTGCTCGTCTTCTAATTCACCGAATAAATCAAGCTGACCTAATTTTTTGCCCTTGTTGACTTTTGCCAAAGCGTCGAGATATTTTTGCAGACCGTCAATTAATTTTGCCCTGTTCGATAAAAGACTGTCAAATGCTCCGGCTTTAATCATGTTCTCTATTACAGTTTTATGAATCACGCTCAAATCTACACGCTTCACAAAGTCCCATAGCGATTTAAATGAGCCATGTTCTGAACGTTCACGAACAATCATATCTACTACATTATGACTTACACGAGCGATCGCACCGAGTCCGAATCTGATAAAATCACCAGTTGCCGCAAAATTTTCAAATGAAGAGTTTATATCAGGCTGCTTAACTGGAATCCCGCTCCGACGAACCTGCAAAACATAACGCCCGAGAACGTCCTTTTTTGCCTTCATCTGACTTGATAAATACGCCGCCATGAATTCAGCTTTATAATTTGCCTTAAGCCACGCAGTATCATAAGAAATTAACGCATATGCAGCACTATGGGATTTATTAAAGCCGTAACCTGCAAACTTTTCTATTAAGTCAAAAATATGTCCGGCCTTCTCTTTATCGACATGCTTTAATTCAGCACCTGACATAAATTTTTCGCGCTGTTGATTCATGACTTCTATTTTCTTTTTGCCCATTGCCCGCCGTAAAATATCAGCTTCTCCCAGTGTATAACCGGCCAAGACGCTGGCACACTGCATAACTTGCTCCTGATACAAGATAACGCCGTAAGTCTCCCGCAAAACATCTTTTAACATTTCATGCGGATAATTCGGCTCTTTTCGTCCGTGCTTGCAGTCAATATAATCGTCCACCATTCCGCTATCAAGAGGGCCGGGCCTGTACATTGCCAAAGCTGCGACTAAATCCTCAAATCTGTCAATCTTTAATTTGCGTAACATTGCCCGGATTCCATCAGATTCAAGCTGAAATACTCCTATTGTGTCAGCCTCCTGCAATAATTTAAAAGTTTTCGGATCATTCATGTTGTCATTAACTTTGTCTAAATCCGGTACTTCTTTGCCGTTAAGCTGAATATTTTGTAAAGCCTCCTGAATAATTGAAAGAGTGCTCAAGCCTAGAAAGTCCATTTTTACGAGGCCTAATTTTTCTACAGGTTCCATAGTGAACTGCGTAACTATCTGCGAGCCTTCTAATTTCTTAACCGGCACTAAATCCGTAATAGGGCATGGAGTAATAACAACTCCGGCGGCGTGCTGGCTTGTGTGGCGTGCAAGACCTTCAATATTTTTTGCGGTGTCGACTAATTTTTTAACTTCTTCATTATTAGCGTATTCTTCGGCAAATTCGGGACTCTTTGCTAAAGCGTCATCAATATTTTTTGCCATTAAGGGAATTAATTTCGCTGTCCTGTCAGTTACTGAATAGTTCATACCCATAGCCCGCCCGACATCTTTAACTGATTGACGGCCTTTCATGCGCCCGAACGTGATAATTTGAGCTACATTTGTAGATTTGTAAGTGTCAGAAATATATTTTAATAACTCGTCGCGCCCCTTGTCTGAAACGTCCGTGTCAATATCAGGCATTGAAATACGTTCAGGATTCAGGAAACGCTCAAATAACAAATTATATTTTAGCGGGTCAAGTTCTGTGATTTTCAGGGACCAAGCAACAAGAGACCCTGCCGCCGAACCTCTGCCCGGTCCTATAGGAATACGACGGGATTTTGCAGCCTGAATAATGCTAGATACAATCAAGAAATAAGCACTAAATCCCATTTGAGTAATTACTCCGAGTTCATACTCTAAACGCTTTGAATATTCTTCTGTGATTTCTCCCCGTTCATAGTCTATAAATCTTTGCTTGAGTCCTTCACGCGCTCGGATTCGTAATTCGTCATCAGGTGTGCGGCCCTCTTCAAGTTGTAAATCAGGGAGCTTATACTCTTTTTTTTCGGGGATTAATTGCACATTACAGCGTTTTGCGATTTCTACTGTATTAGTAAGTGCTTCGGGAATGTCTGCAAACTCGTTATAGAATTCTTCAGGCGATTTCAAGTAAAAATCATTTGTCGAGAATCCAAATGCATCATCCCCCGGTTCTGCGTGAGTGTTGACCTTCAATAATAATTTGTGCCAGTCATAATCATTTCTTTCTAAATAATGAGCGTCTCCGGTGGCAATTAGGGGGATTCCTGTTTTGCGTGAGATTTCTATAATAGCTTGATTAACTTTTTTCTGTTCGGGCAATGAATTCGGCATGATTTCC of Synergistaceae bacterium contains these proteins:
- the dnaE gene encoding DNA polymerase III subunit alpha, translated to MMNQFVHLHVHTEYSLLDGAIRTKQLAKKIASWFPDENDPARAVAITDHGVLYGAVEFYEACKSQGVKPILGCETYVAPSGINSRDDKRYNHLLLLAENDKGWHNLVKLISIANTEGFYYKPRIDHELLTEYSEGIIASSACLAGEIPQYILSENFDMAVSCANTYKTIMGENNFFLEIMPNSLPEQKKVNQAIIEISRKTGIPLIATGDAHYLERNDYDWHKLLLKVNTHAEPGDDAFGFSTNDFYLKSPEEFYNEFADIPEALTNTVEIAKRCNVQLIPEKKEYKLPDLQLEEGRTPDDELRIRAREGLKQRFIDYERGEITEEYSKRLEYELGVITQMGFSAYFLIVSSIIQAAKSRRIPIGPGRGSAAGSLVAWSLKITELDPLKYNLLFERFLNPERISMPDIDTDVSDKGRDELLKYISDTYKSTNVAQIITFGRMKGRQSVKDVGRAMGMNYSVTDRTAKLIPLMAKNIDDALAKSPEFAEEYANNEEVKKLVDTAKNIEGLARHTSQHAAGVVITPCPITDLVPVKKLEGSQIVTQFTMEPVEKLGLVKMDFLGLSTLSIIQEALQNIQLNGKEVPDLDKVNDNMNDPKTFKLLQEADTIGVFQLESDGIRAMLRKLKIDRFEDLVAALAMYRPGPLDSGMVDDYIDCKHGRKEPNYPHEMLKDVLRETYGVILYQEQVMQCASVLAGYTLGEADILRRAMGKKKIEVMNQQREKFMSGAELKHVDKEKAGHIFDLIEKFAGYGFNKSHSAAYALISYDTAWLKANYKAEFMAAYLSSQMKAKKDVLGRYVLQVRRSGIPVKQPDINSSFENFAATGDFIRFGLGAIARVSHNVVDMIVRERSEHGSFKSLWDFVKRVDLSVIHKTVIENMIKAGAFDSLLSNRAKLIDGLQKYLDALAKVNKGKKLGQLDLFGELEDEQEASEPELPDTQEFDSHTRLNYEREVTGLYISGHPFDKYQAKLEKFINCTIGDISGWRSKDIKPVFGGIITSLKERTTKKGDNMCSLQIDDSENSIDVIIFPNKWQDLKGNISQDMPCLIEGSIDDRGQILLDKIFTDLDGLKNEFVNISLNLEDDTENFDSLMKKFTTVLFDSQNNSKTGKRVILNVNSTSERGRIIMPNLLVDRDKLYKSDLPEFFAAS